The following proteins come from a genomic window of Deinococcus sp. KSM4-11:
- a CDS encoding aldo/keto reductase — MTEPATFPLHLPPLGLGTGTQGNLRRAVSDAEAEQVFQAAWDAGLRYYDTAPWYGRGLAEERLGAFLRDKNGWQLSSKVGRLLREDVPPHASQIGAFEVNTPRNVVYDYSYDGVMRSYEESLERMGVAHIDVLFIHDPDVVGVGVRELMAGAHRALVDLRDQGAIRGFGAGMNEWQLPLELVRAGDFDTFLLAGRYTLLEQESLPFMDECARRGARVVIGGVFNSGLLANPRPGANYNYAAAPEGVLERALRLQEVCAAHGVPLTTAALQFVYGHPAVASVLVADHHPERILQNVAALQTAVPGALWTELRAQGLIDPAAPLPRPPTASAR; from the coding sequence ATGACTGAACCCGCCACGTTCCCCCTCCACCTGCCCCCCCTGGGCCTGGGCACCGGCACGCAGGGCAACCTGCGCCGCGCCGTGAGCGACGCCGAGGCGGAGCAGGTCTTCCAGGCCGCGTGGGACGCCGGCCTGCGCTACTACGACACGGCTCCGTGGTACGGCCGCGGGCTGGCCGAGGAGCGCCTCGGTGCGTTCCTGCGTGACAAGAACGGCTGGCAGCTGTCGAGCAAGGTGGGCCGCCTGCTGCGCGAGGACGTCCCACCCCACGCCAGCCAGATCGGGGCCTTCGAGGTGAACACGCCCAGAAACGTCGTGTACGACTATTCGTACGACGGCGTGATGCGCTCGTACGAGGAGAGTCTGGAGCGTATGGGTGTGGCTCACATCGACGTGCTGTTCATCCACGATCCGGACGTGGTCGGGGTGGGCGTGCGCGAGCTGATGGCCGGCGCGCACCGGGCGCTGGTGGACCTGCGCGACCAGGGCGCCATCCGGGGCTTCGGGGCGGGCATGAACGAGTGGCAGCTGCCGCTGGAACTGGTGCGCGCCGGGGACTTCGACACCTTCCTGCTGGCGGGCCGCTACACGCTGCTGGAACAGGAGTCGCTGCCGTTCATGGACGAGTGTGCGCGGCGCGGCGCGCGGGTGGTGATCGGCGGGGTGTTCAACTCCGGCCTGCTCGCCAACCCCCGACCCGGCGCGAACTACAACTACGCGGCCGCGCCAGAGGGCGTGCTGGAGCGCGCGCTACGGCTCCAGGAGGTCTGCGCGGCGCACGGCGTGCCGTTGACCACCGCGGCCCTCCAGTTCGTCTACGGGCATCCGGCGGTGGCGTCAGTGCTGGTCGCGGATCACCATCCGGAGCGGATCCTGCAGAACGTGGCGGCACTCCAGACCGCCGTGCCCGGGGCCCTGTGGACGGAGTTGCGCGCCCAGGGCCTGATCGATCCGGCCGCCCCCCTGCCCCGACCCCCGACGGCGAGCGCCCGATGA
- the gmd gene encoding GDP-mannose 4,6-dehydratase has product MKKALLTGITGQDGSYLTELLLSKGYEVHGIIRRASTFNTDRIDHLYKDPHESGAKMLLHYGDLSDASGLRLLIERVQPDEVYNLGAQSHVKVSYDQAEYTADVTGLGTLRLLEAIRDYQDRTGKQVRFYQASSSEMFGAAPPPQGLHTPFHPRSPYAVAKVYSYWQTVNHREAYDMYSCNGILFNHESPRRGETFVTRKITRAVGRIKLGLQPKLYLGNLEAKRDWGHARDYVEAMWMMLQQDSPRDYCIATGEAYSVREFAQRAFDLVGLDADEYIEIDPRYFRPAEVDYLLGDATETREALGWTPKTSFAQLVQEMVDHDLELATQERTLIDAGHQIALKGVGNT; this is encoded by the coding sequence ATGAAGAAAGCACTGCTGACGGGAATCACTGGACAGGACGGCTCGTACCTGACCGAACTGCTGCTCTCCAAGGGCTATGAAGTGCACGGCATCATCCGCCGCGCCTCGACCTTCAACACAGACCGCATCGACCACCTGTACAAAGATCCCCACGAGAGCGGCGCGAAGATGCTCCTGCACTACGGTGACCTCTCGGATGCCAGCGGCCTGCGCCTCCTGATCGAACGTGTCCAGCCCGACGAGGTGTACAACCTGGGCGCACAGAGCCACGTGAAGGTCAGCTACGACCAGGCCGAGTACACCGCCGACGTGACCGGCCTGGGCACCCTGAGATTGCTGGAAGCCATCCGTGACTATCAGGACCGCACGGGCAAGCAGGTGCGCTTCTACCAGGCCAGCTCCAGCGAGATGTTCGGGGCCGCGCCCCCACCGCAGGGCCTGCACACGCCCTTCCACCCGCGCAGCCCCTACGCGGTCGCCAAGGTGTACTCGTACTGGCAGACCGTGAACCACCGCGAGGCGTACGACATGTACTCCTGCAACGGCATCCTGTTCAACCACGAGTCCCCCCGGCGCGGCGAGACCTTCGTGACCCGCAAGATCACCCGCGCGGTCGGCCGCATCAAGCTGGGCCTGCAGCCCAAGCTGTACCTGGGCAACCTGGAAGCCAAGCGCGACTGGGGCCACGCCCGCGACTACGTGGAAGCCATGTGGATGATGCTCCAGCAGGACAGCCCCCGCGACTACTGCATCGCGACCGGCGAGGCGTACTCGGTGCGGGAGTTCGCGCAGCGGGCCTTCGACCTCGTGGGCCTGGACGCCGACGAGTACATCGAGATCGATCCCCGCTACTTCCGCCCGGCCGAAGTGGATTACCTGCTCGGCGACGCCACCGAAACCCGCGAGGCGCTTGGCTGGACGCCCAAGACGTCCTTCGCGCAGCTCGTGCAGGAAATGGTCGACCATGACCTGGAACTCGCCACGCAGGAACGCACCCTGATCGACGCTGGCCACCAGATCGCCCTCAAGGGCGTGGGGAACACCTGA
- a CDS encoding ankyrin repeat domain-containing protein, whose amino-acid sequence MDDDAILALLQAAFTHVRSGDTAALRGLLDQGVPATLRNEKGDSLVMLASYHGLLDTTRLLLERGADPDVGNDQGQTPLQGAAFKGNREMLELLLDHGAAVEGRGGNGRTALMLAAMFDRTDLVEVLIVRGADVHARDPGGATALDAARTMGAHATTRQLEALIGA is encoded by the coding sequence ATGGATGACGACGCGATTCTGGCCCTGCTGCAGGCGGCCTTTACCCACGTCCGGAGCGGTGACACCGCCGCCCTACGCGGCCTGCTCGACCAAGGGGTGCCGGCCACCCTTCGCAACGAGAAGGGCGACTCGCTGGTCATGCTTGCCAGTTACCACGGCCTGCTCGACACGACCCGCCTGCTGCTCGAACGCGGGGCTGACCCGGATGTCGGCAACGACCAGGGCCAGACGCCCCTGCAGGGGGCCGCGTTCAAGGGGAACCGCGAGATGCTGGAACTGCTGCTCGACCATGGCGCGGCCGTGGAAGGGCGGGGCGGCAACGGGCGCACGGCGCTCATGCTGGCGGCGATGTTTGACCGGACGGATCTGGTAGAGGTTTTGATCGTGCGTGGCGCAGACGTGCACGCACGTGACCCTGGGGGAGCCACTGCCCTCGACGCCGCCCGCACCATGGGCGCCCACGCCACCACCCGGCAACTCGAAGCGCTGATCGGAGCCTGA
- a CDS encoding GDP-L-fucose synthase, which translates to MPVLQPDSRIYVAGHRGLVGGAILSRLQAAGHTNLITRTSRELDLRDQAAVRDFFAAERPQFVFLAAAKVGGILANSTYPAQFLFDNLMIAANVINAAHEHGVTKLLNLGSSCIYPRLAPQPLKEEYLLTGPLEDTNRAYAVAKIAAIELCDSYRTQYGADFISGMPTNLYGPGDNFDLKGSHVLPALLRKMIDAKEAGAKTVEVWGSGTPLREFLYVDDLADACLFLMERVSEPGPINIGTGEDLTIRDLAHLIADVVGFQGDLAFDASKPDGTPRKLMDVSRLAALGWSAHTGLREGLEKTYAWYLAHREEALTTR; encoded by the coding sequence ATGCCGGTGCTGCAGCCGGACTCGCGGATCTACGTGGCCGGGCACCGTGGCCTGGTGGGCGGAGCGATCCTCAGCCGCCTCCAGGCGGCCGGGCACACGAACCTCATCACCCGCACCAGCCGCGAGCTGGATCTGCGTGACCAGGCCGCCGTGCGCGACTTCTTCGCCGCCGAGCGCCCTCAGTTCGTGTTCCTTGCGGCTGCGAAGGTGGGCGGGATTCTCGCGAACTCCACGTACCCCGCGCAGTTCCTGTTCGACAACCTGATGATCGCCGCGAACGTCATCAATGCCGCCCACGAACACGGCGTCACCAAACTGCTGAACCTGGGATCCAGCTGCATCTACCCGCGTCTGGCCCCGCAGCCCCTGAAAGAAGAGTACCTGCTGACTGGCCCGCTGGAGGACACCAACCGCGCATATGCCGTGGCGAAGATCGCCGCCATCGAACTGTGCGACTCCTACCGCACGCAGTACGGTGCGGACTTCATCTCGGGCATGCCAACCAACCTCTACGGCCCCGGCGACAACTTCGACCTGAAGGGCTCGCACGTGCTGCCCGCGCTGCTGCGCAAGATGATCGACGCCAAGGAAGCGGGGGCAAAGACCGTCGAGGTCTGGGGGTCGGGGACGCCCCTGCGTGAATTCCTGTACGTGGATGACCTCGCCGACGCCTGCCTGTTCCTGATGGAACGGGTGTCGGAGCCCGGCCCGATCAACATCGGCACCGGCGAGGATCTCACCATCCGCGACCTGGCGCACCTGATCGCGGATGTGGTCGGCTTCCAGGGTGATCTGGCGTTCGATGCCAGCAAGCCCGACGGTACGCCGCGCAAGTTGATGGACGTCTCCCGACTGGCGGCTCTGGGCTGGAGTGCCCACACCGGCCTGCGTGAGGGCCTGGAGAAGACCTACGCCTGGTATCTGGCCCACCGCGAGGAAGCGCTCACCACCCGCTGA
- the galE gene encoding UDP-glucose 4-epimerase GalE, which yields MTTLSPPAPLTVLVTGGAGYIGSTVCSALEDRGHTPVVLDSLVQGREEFTRGRPFYRGDIADTALVERILEAHPQIGAVIHLAALIVVPESVEQPGRYYRANVAGALALFDTLIGRGVRRLLFSSSAAVYDASATMTVSEDSPLRPLSPYARTKAMTEQILEDVCRAGGARGIALRYFNPVGADPQLRSGPYLRQPSHVLGRIMEAAAGRSPVFNITGTDFDTRDGTGLRDYIHVWDLAQAHVQAVESFDVIFARAATAGMDDTFLPINLGTGQGVTVRELVQAFGRASGVPLTAGKAPRRPGDSAGACAVIDRARTLMDWAPQLSTEQAIRDALAWERHRATVLAGVEPSRAPLA from the coding sequence ATGACCACGCTTTCACCGCCCGCCCCGCTCACCGTGCTCGTCACGGGCGGGGCGGGCTACATCGGTTCCACGGTCTGTTCGGCGCTGGAAGACCGTGGCCACACGCCGGTCGTGCTGGACTCGTTGGTGCAGGGCCGTGAGGAATTCACGCGCGGCCGCCCCTTCTACCGCGGGGACATTGCGGACACGGCCCTCGTGGAGCGGATCCTGGAGGCGCACCCGCAGATCGGCGCGGTGATTCATCTCGCGGCCCTGATCGTGGTGCCGGAGTCGGTGGAGCAGCCGGGCCGCTACTACCGGGCGAACGTCGCGGGCGCCCTGGCCCTGTTCGATACCCTGATCGGGCGGGGCGTGCGGCGGCTGCTCTTCTCATCCAGCGCCGCCGTCTACGACGCCTCGGCCACCATGACCGTGTCGGAAGACAGCCCCCTGCGGCCCCTGAGCCCCTATGCCCGTACCAAGGCGATGACCGAGCAGATCCTGGAGGACGTGTGCCGCGCGGGCGGCGCCCGTGGGATTGCCCTGCGGTACTTCAACCCGGTCGGGGCCGATCCGCAGCTGCGTTCCGGGCCGTACCTGCGCCAGCCGTCACACGTGCTGGGCCGCATCATGGAGGCCGCCGCCGGGCGCTCGCCCGTGTTCAACATCACCGGCACGGATTTCGATACCCGTGACGGGACAGGCCTGCGCGACTACATTCACGTCTGGGATCTGGCGCAGGCGCATGTGCAGGCGGTGGAGTCCTTCGATGTGATCTTCGCCAGGGCCGCCACAGCGGGCATGGACGACACCTTCCTGCCGATCAACCTCGGCACCGGGCAGGGCGTGACGGTTCGCGAACTCGTGCAGGCGTTCGGAAGGGCGTCTGGTGTGCCCCTGACTGCGGGCAAGGCGCCCCGTCGGCCCGGCGACTCGGCCGGAGCGTGCGCCGTGATCGACCGGGCGCGCACCCTGATGGACTGGGCACCGCAGCTGTCCACCGAGCAGGCAATCCGCGACGCGCTCGCGTGGGAGCGCCACCGCGCCACGGTGCTCGCCGGTGTTGAGCCGTCGCGCGCCCCATTAGCGTGA
- a CDS encoding cold-shock protein, with product MAAGKVKWFNAEKGFGFIETPGSPDVFAHFSAIQSTGFKKLNEGDEVEFDVEPGERGKGPQAKNIVVTKAAPMGESSRPARRDDRW from the coding sequence ATGGCTGCAGGGAAAGTGAAATGGTTCAACGCGGAAAAAGGATTCGGATTCATCGAGACGCCCGGGAGCCCGGACGTGTTCGCGCACTTCAGCGCAATCCAGAGCACCGGCTTCAAGAAGCTCAACGAAGGTGACGAAGTCGAATTCGACGTCGAACCCGGCGAACGTGGCAAAGGCCCCCAGGCCAAGAACATCGTGGTGACCAAAGCTGCGCCCATGGGCGAGAGCAGCCGTCCTGCGCGTCGCGACGACCGCTGGTAA
- a CDS encoding fumarylacetoacetate hydrolase family protein, protein MKLLRYGEAGHERPGLLDAGGQLRDLSSLIPDLGPGTLDDATLAWLRALDPDTLPVVATPGRLGPCVAGVGKFVCIGLNYRDHADETGAPYPAEPILFMKATSSIQGPDDDVILPRGSVKSDWEVELGVVIGRAAKHVTEAQALDFVAGYCVINDLSEREFQIERGGTWDKGKGCDTFGPLGPWLVTRDEVPDPQALRLWLDLDGVRRQDGTTANMIFTVAQIVSYVSDFMTLHPGDVISTGTPHGVGLGCTPPEYLRAGQVMKLGIEGLGVQTQQVRAFETAP, encoded by the coding sequence ATGAAACTGCTGCGCTACGGCGAGGCGGGCCACGAACGGCCGGGACTGCTCGATGCCGGCGGACAGCTCCGCGACCTGTCTTCCCTGATCCCGGATCTCGGACCGGGCACCCTGGACGACGCCACCCTGGCGTGGCTGCGGGCGCTCGATCCGGACACGTTGCCGGTCGTGGCCACGCCGGGCCGCCTGGGACCGTGCGTGGCGGGCGTGGGGAAGTTCGTGTGCATCGGCCTGAATTACCGCGACCATGCCGACGAGACCGGGGCTCCCTACCCTGCCGAACCGATCCTGTTCATGAAGGCGACCAGCAGCATCCAGGGGCCGGACGACGACGTGATCCTGCCGCGCGGCAGCGTCAAGAGCGACTGGGAGGTCGAACTGGGCGTGGTGATCGGCCGCGCGGCCAAGCACGTCACGGAGGCCCAGGCCCTGGACTTCGTGGCGGGATACTGCGTGATCAACGACCTCTCGGAACGCGAATTCCAGATCGAGCGGGGCGGCACGTGGGACAAGGGCAAGGGCTGCGATACCTTCGGGCCGCTGGGACCATGGTTGGTCACGCGCGACGAGGTGCCGGATCCGCAGGCGCTGCGCCTGTGGCTCGACCTGGATGGGGTGCGCCGTCAGGACGGCACCACTGCGAACATGATCTTCACCGTGGCGCAGATCGTCAGTTACGTCAGCGACTTCATGACCCTGCACCCGGGCGACGTGATCAGCACCGGCACGCCGCACGGCGTAGGACTGGGCTGCACGCCGCCCGAGTACCTGCGCGCCGGCCAGGTCATGAAGCTCGGCATTGAGGGCCTGGGGGTGCAGACCCAGCAGGTACGGGCCTTCGAGACCGCGCCATGA
- a CDS encoding SDR family oxidoreductase, with translation MTEPSMKRLTGKTILVTAAGQGIGRAIAERLAAEGADLIATDLRHGLLDGLPGRLEALDVTDGAAIRTLIGGLDALQGLVNCAGMVPHGDILACDEPEWRRAFTLNVDAAYHTTRAAVPLLLAQGGSVVNIASVVSSVKGAPNRFAYGATKAALIGMTKAVAADYVTRGVRANAICPGTVDSPSWRGRVDEQSQARGVAREVVEAEFVARQPMGRVGTPGEVAALAAYLLSDESAFTTGQVHVIDGGWSN, from the coding sequence ATGACCGAGCCATCCATGAAACGACTGACCGGAAAAACCATTCTCGTGACGGCGGCGGGCCAGGGCATCGGCCGCGCCATCGCCGAGCGGCTGGCCGCCGAGGGCGCGGATCTGATCGCCACGGACCTGCGGCACGGGCTCCTGGACGGCCTGCCGGGCCGCCTGGAAGCGCTGGACGTGACCGACGGCGCGGCCATCCGCACGCTGATCGGAGGCCTGGATGCCCTCCAGGGGCTGGTGAACTGCGCCGGGATGGTGCCCCACGGGGACATCCTGGCCTGCGATGAACCCGAGTGGCGCCGCGCCTTCACGCTGAACGTGGACGCCGCCTACCACACCACCCGCGCCGCCGTGCCGCTGCTGCTCGCGCAGGGGGGCAGCGTCGTGAACATCGCCAGCGTGGTCTCCAGCGTGAAGGGCGCCCCGAACCGCTTCGCGTACGGCGCGACCAAGGCGGCCCTGATCGGCATGACCAAGGCCGTCGCCGCCGACTACGTGACGCGCGGCGTGCGCGCCAACGCCATCTGCCCCGGCACCGTGGATTCGCCGTCGTGGCGCGGGCGCGTGGATGAGCAGTCGCAGGCGCGCGGCGTGGCCCGCGAGGTCGTCGAGGCCGAATTCGTGGCCCGGCAGCCGATGGGCCGGGTCGGCACGCCAGGTGAGGTCGCGGCGCTCGCGGCGTACCTGCTGAGTGACGAGTCCGCGTTCACGACCGGGCAGGTTCACGTGATCGACGGGGGGTGGTCGAACTGA
- a CDS encoding mannose-1-phosphate guanylyltransferase: MFYPVILAGGSGERFWPLSRKSKPKQFLTLETGGRSLIQVTAARLSALSDGMEQLMVVTANDQRSNVLEHLPDLPLENLLVEPVARDTAAAILYGALTIAKDDPDAIMGVFPADHRVDDPEAFNAVIQKAVAHATAHDDLITIGMTPAYPATGYGYIELGAEVGSGIHRVARFTEKPDADTARAFLATGNFMWNSGMFIWRVQSILRAFETLVPELYTPMAEAAKVRGGLRAVYPNLPKISVDYAIMERAQNVVVIPASFGWDDLGDWNALERLLKGDGSNVTVGRTVSLDTGGAIMYTTGGDDLIATIGLEDVVVVRAGDVTLVVRKDRTQDIKQVVQQLKKSPELERFA; this comes from the coding sequence ATGTTCTACCCGGTGATCCTGGCTGGTGGCAGCGGCGAGCGGTTCTGGCCCCTGTCCCGCAAAAGCAAACCCAAGCAGTTCCTGACCCTCGAAACGGGCGGCCGTTCCCTGATTCAGGTGACCGCCGCCCGCCTGAGTGCCCTGAGTGACGGTATGGAGCAGTTGATGGTCGTCACCGCGAACGACCAGCGCAGCAACGTTCTGGAGCATCTGCCGGACCTGCCCCTGGAAAACCTGCTGGTCGAACCCGTCGCGCGCGACACGGCCGCCGCGATCCTGTACGGCGCGCTCACCATTGCCAAGGACGACCCGGACGCCATCATGGGCGTCTTTCCGGCCGATCACCGCGTGGACGATCCGGAGGCCTTCAACGCCGTGATTCAGAAGGCCGTGGCGCACGCCACGGCACACGACGACCTGATCACCATCGGCATGACGCCCGCCTACCCTGCCACCGGCTACGGCTACATCGAGCTCGGCGCGGAGGTCGGCAGCGGCATCCACCGCGTGGCGCGTTTCACCGAGAAGCCCGACGCCGACACGGCCCGGGCGTTCCTGGCGACCGGCAACTTCATGTGGAACTCCGGCATGTTCATCTGGCGGGTGCAGAGCATTCTCAGGGCCTTCGAGACGCTGGTGCCGGAGCTGTACACCCCGATGGCCGAGGCCGCGAAAGTCCGGGGCGGTCTGCGCGCCGTGTACCCGAACCTGCCGAAGATCAGCGTCGATTACGCGATCATGGAACGGGCCCAGAACGTGGTCGTGATTCCCGCCTCCTTCGGCTGGGACGACCTGGGCGACTGGAACGCCCTGGAACGCCTGCTCAAGGGGGACGGCAGCAACGTCACGGTGGGGCGCACCGTCAGCCTCGATACCGGCGGGGCGATCATGTACACCACCGGCGGCGACGATCTGATCGCCACCATCGGCCTGGAGGATGTGGTCGTGGTGCGCGCCGGAGACGTCACCCTGGTCGTGCGCAAGGACCGCACGCAGGACATCAAGCAGGTCGTGCAGCAGCTCAAGAAGTCCCCCGAGCTCGAACGCTTCGCGTGA
- a CDS encoding phosphoglucomutase/phosphomannomutase family protein: MKLTFGTDGWRGVIADEFTVANTRRVALAHALALKETGGTTAAVAHDTRFLGDRFARAAAETLQAAGLDVTLLKGPTPTPALSYAVKTEGRAGGVMITASHNPPIYQGYKLKGPYGGSATPALVSEVERRIDAPAAPAPGGTLTETSVQEEYLRAISEHIDLGAINRAGVPLYHDAMHGAASGWLETFAARFLTVPFHGLRNTPSPLFGGVNPEPIESNLGATMDAMRDVPGPAFAVITDGDADRVGAVLAGGRFFNSHQIFAVLLHHLAKQGKRGRVIRTVSTSGIIQRLADHHGLEVVQTPVGFKYITEAFLEGDADPAKAVLIGGEESGGIGVQGWLPERDGLFNGLLLLETVAASGKGLGEQFAEIEALTGMQHHYDRVDLHLSGDLDREGLKQATMATKALLHHPVTEVVTLDGVKLVFDGGFGMVRASGTEPVVRLYVEAPSPDEVQATLRQLEELARRFVH; encoded by the coding sequence ATGAAGTTGACATTCGGTACGGATGGCTGGCGAGGCGTGATCGCCGACGAGTTCACGGTCGCCAATACGCGCCGCGTGGCGCTGGCCCACGCGCTGGCCCTCAAGGAGACGGGCGGGACGACGGCGGCCGTGGCGCACGACACGCGCTTTCTCGGTGACCGCTTCGCGCGAGCGGCCGCCGAGACCCTGCAGGCGGCCGGGCTGGACGTGACGCTCCTGAAGGGGCCGACGCCCACGCCCGCGCTGTCGTATGCGGTGAAGACCGAGGGGCGGGCGGGCGGCGTGATGATCACCGCCAGCCACAACCCGCCGATCTACCAGGGCTACAAACTCAAGGGCCCATACGGGGGAAGCGCCACTCCCGCCCTGGTGAGCGAGGTCGAGCGCCGCATCGACGCGCCCGCGGCCCCAGCACCGGGCGGCACCCTGACCGAGACGTCCGTGCAGGAGGAGTACCTGCGGGCGATCAGTGAACACATCGACCTGGGCGCGATCAACCGGGCGGGCGTACCGCTGTACCACGACGCCATGCACGGGGCCGCGAGCGGCTGGCTGGAAACCTTCGCGGCGCGTTTCCTGACGGTGCCGTTCCACGGCCTGCGGAACACCCCCAGCCCCCTGTTCGGGGGCGTCAATCCCGAACCGATCGAGTCGAACCTCGGCGCCACGATGGACGCCATGCGGGACGTGCCCGGGCCGGCCTTCGCGGTGATCACCGACGGGGACGCCGACCGGGTGGGCGCGGTGCTCGCTGGCGGCCGCTTCTTCAACTCGCACCAGATCTTTGCCGTGCTGCTGCACCACCTCGCGAAGCAGGGCAAGCGCGGCCGCGTGATCCGCACGGTGTCGACCAGCGGCATCATCCAGCGGCTGGCCGACCACCACGGACTGGAAGTCGTGCAGACCCCGGTGGGCTTCAAGTACATCACCGAAGCCTTCCTGGAGGGCGACGCCGATCCCGCGAAGGCCGTGCTGATCGGCGGGGAGGAATCGGGCGGAATCGGCGTCCAGGGCTGGCTGCCGGAACGTGATGGGCTCTTCAATGGCCTGCTGCTGCTGGAGACGGTCGCGGCGAGTGGCAAGGGCCTCGGAGAGCAGTTCGCGGAGATCGAGGCGCTGACCGGCATGCAGCACCATTACGACCGCGTGGATCTTCACCTGTCGGGCGACCTCGACCGCGAGGGACTGAAGCAGGCCACTATGGCCACGAAGGCGCTGCTCCACCACCCAGTCACGGAGGTCGTGACGCTCGATGGCGTGAAACTGGTCTTCGACGGAGGCTTCGGCATGGTACGCGCCTCGGGCACCGAGCCGGTGGTGCGGCTGTACGTGGAAGCCCCCAGCCCGGACGAGGTGCAGGCCACCCTACGCCAGCTCGAGGAACTCGCGCGGCGTTTCGTGCACTGA
- a CDS encoding L-rhamnose mutarotase, which yields MQRIASVIRLRPEHRDEYLRLHANPWPEVMATLRRVGVSNYSIFLHGDTLFSYLEFHGNSWEEAQAEIARDPKTREWWTHTDPCQEPVPGARPGEWWSTMTPVFLLE from the coding sequence ATGCAGCGAATCGCCAGCGTCATCCGCCTGAGACCCGAGCACCGTGACGAGTACCTGCGCCTGCACGCGAACCCGTGGCCGGAGGTCATGGCGACCCTGAGGCGCGTGGGGGTGAGCAACTACTCGATCTTCCTGCATGGCGACACGCTGTTCTCGTACCTGGAATTCCACGGGAACTCGTGGGAGGAAGCGCAGGCCGAGATTGCCCGCGATCCGAAGACGCGCGAGTGGTGGACCCACACCGATCCCTGTCAGGAACCCGTGCCGGGCGCCCGGCCCGGCGAGTGGTGGTCGACCATGACGCCCGTGTTTCTCCTCGAATGA
- a CDS encoding UxaA family hydrolase yields the protein MKGYLRQDGRKGIRNVILVGYLVECAHHVAREISVQARGHDVQLIGFSGCYPNAYAQGLMEQLCTHTNVGGVLLVSLGCEGFNRHRLEDAVRASGRPVQTLVIQERGGTRSTTREGVAWIREARTALDRVPQVPLDWSELIVGTVCGGSDGTSGMSANPAVGGAFDTMVERGATCIFEETGELIGCEHHMAGRAITPELGQALVDSVHKAARYYTTLGHGSFAPGNADGGLTTQEEKSLGAYAKSGLGPIHGLIRPGERAPAPGLYLMDVIPDGEVRFGFPNINDTAENIEMIASGAHLILFTTGRGSVVGSAISPVIKVCANPETYRRMSEDMDVNAGKILEGGATLPQVSQEIVDLVEAVASGRQSVSEELGHQEFVLTYKTFEPSGPACLPLA from the coding sequence GTGAAGGGCTACCTGCGCCAGGACGGCCGCAAGGGCATCCGCAACGTCATCCTGGTCGGGTATCTGGTCGAGTGCGCGCACCACGTCGCCCGCGAGATCAGCGTGCAGGCGCGGGGGCACGACGTGCAGCTGATCGGCTTCTCCGGCTGCTACCCCAACGCCTACGCGCAGGGCCTGATGGAACAGCTGTGCACCCACACGAACGTGGGCGGCGTGCTGCTGGTCTCGCTGGGCTGCGAGGGCTTCAACCGCCACCGGCTGGAGGACGCCGTGCGCGCCTCGGGCCGCCCGGTGCAGACGCTGGTGATCCAGGAGCGCGGCGGCACCCGCTCGACCACCCGCGAGGGCGTGGCGTGGATCCGTGAGGCCCGGACGGCACTCGACCGTGTGCCGCAGGTGCCGCTCGACTGGTCGGAGCTGATCGTCGGCACGGTGTGCGGCGGGTCAGACGGCACCAGCGGCATGAGTGCCAACCCGGCGGTCGGCGGGGCCTTCGACACCATGGTGGAGCGGGGCGCGACCTGCATCTTCGAGGAGACGGGCGAGTTGATCGGCTGCGAGCACCACATGGCGGGCCGCGCGATCACGCCGGAGCTGGGGCAGGCGCTGGTCGACTCGGTGCACAAGGCGGCGCGGTACTACACCACGCTCGGGCACGGCAGCTTCGCGCCGGGCAACGCCGACGGCGGCCTGACCACCCAGGAGGAGAAGTCGCTGGGGGCGTATGCGAAAAGCGGTCTGGGCCCCATCCACGGTCTGATCCGTCCCGGCGAGCGGGCGCCCGCGCCGGGCCTGTACCTGATGGACGTCATCCCGGACGGCGAGGTGCGCTTCGGCTTCCCGAACATCAACGACACCGCCGAGAACATCGAGATGATCGCCTCGGGCGCGCACCTGATCCTGTTCACGACCGGGCGGGGCAGCGTGGTGGGCAGCGCCATCAGTCCGGTTATCAAGGTCTGCGCGAACCCCGAGACCTACCGACGCATGAGCGAGGACATGGACGTGAACGCGGGCAAGATCCTGGAGGGCGGGGCCACCCTGCCGCAGGTCTCGCAGGAGATCGTCGATCTGGTCGAGGCCGTGGCGAGCGGTCGTCAGAGTGTCAGCGAGGAACTCGGCCACCAGGAGTTCGTGCTGACGTACAAGACCTTCGAGCCGAGCGGGCCGGCGTGCCTGCCGCTGGCGTGA